One window of the Montipora foliosa isolate CH-2021 chromosome 4, ASM3666993v2, whole genome shotgun sequence genome contains the following:
- the LOC137999316 gene encoding P2X purinoceptor 7-like, with translation MSGVEPFQFEPTYLPGEEPIQSDDDEGEDSPEACTSSMRTGNTEWCICGECISMPTADECYCCQELEELNQKFDESGVTCITNHNKFRIVCLDTDVLQTALVAIHHARLNPIPDPIGNKTWRLAAYRQFTWWVHGVLGKKRRRIIPACVVKTIRKEFPEESDAYTGFREADLEL, from the exons ATGAGCGGAGTGGAGCCTTTTCAGTTCGAGCCAACGTATCTCCCAGGGGAAGAACCCATTCAATCGGATGATGATGAAGGTGAGGATTCCCCAGAAGCGTGCACATCAAGCATGAGAACCGGGAACACCGAATGGTGCATTTGCGGTGAGTGCATTTCGATGCCGACAGCCGACGAATGCTATTGCTGCCAAGAGCTCGAGGAGTTAAATCAAAAGTTTGACGAGTCAG GTGTCACATGTATTACAAATCACAACAAATTTAGGATCGTGTGCCTTGACACTGATGTCTTGCAGACCGCACTTGTTGCCATTCACCATGCTCGCCTTAATCCAATTCCAGACCCTATAGGAAACAA gacATGGCGCTTAGCAGCATACAGGCAGTTTACCTGGTGGGTTCATGGTGTGCTTGGCAAAAAGAGACGAAGGATCATTCCAGCATGCGTCGTCAAAACAATAAGGAAAGAATTCCCTGAAGAAAGCGATGCATACACAGGATTTAGAGAAGCAGATCTGGAATTATGA